One Embleya scabrispora DNA segment encodes these proteins:
- a CDS encoding response regulator codes for MIRAMIVDDDALVRLGLHDLLDGDDGIEVVAQAVDGRQAVEQASARRIDVALVDVRMPGLDGIAATTLLRALPHPPKVITLTTFDLDEYVYDALAAGTDGFLLKDTDPTEILRAVHLVAAGSAMLHPAAARRLIDRFHQGSGPRTAAARARITDLTSRERDVLALLAEGDTNADIARTLGMRESTVKALVSRILTALGVTNRVQAALLARDAGHTR; via the coding sequence GTGATCCGCGCCATGATCGTCGACGACGACGCCCTCGTCCGCCTCGGCCTGCACGACCTTCTCGACGGCGACGACGGCATCGAGGTCGTCGCCCAGGCCGTCGACGGCCGGCAGGCGGTGGAGCAGGCATCCGCGCGCCGCATCGACGTCGCCCTCGTCGACGTGCGCATGCCGGGCCTGGACGGGATCGCCGCCACCACGTTGCTGCGCGCCTTGCCGCACCCCCCGAAGGTCATCACGCTCACCACCTTCGACCTGGACGAATACGTCTACGACGCACTCGCCGCCGGCACCGACGGCTTCCTGCTCAAGGACACCGACCCGACCGAGATCCTGCGCGCCGTGCACCTCGTCGCAGCCGGATCCGCGATGCTCCACCCGGCCGCCGCCCGGCGATTGATCGACCGTTTCCACCAGGGAAGCGGCCCGCGAACGGCCGCTGCCCGGGCGCGCATCACCGACCTGACCTCGCGGGAGCGGGACGTCCTGGCCCTGCTCGCCGAGGGGGACACCAACGCCGACATCGCGCGGACGCTCGGGATGCGCGAGAGCACGGTCAAGGCCCTCGTCAGTCGCATCCTGACCGCCCTCGGCGTGACCAACCGCGTACAGGCCGCCCTTCTGGCCCGCGACGCGGGACACACTCGGTGA
- a CDS encoding cyclic-phosphate processing receiver domain-containing protein, translated as MVRDDVRVNGDLPVPTPVVLGIDDLRRLPRATRIARTSGEGIRLLREYRDRFVDELWLDHDLGGDDTILPVVTLLEEAAFHGHPFRIGTIFVHSANPIGAETVVRSLTRWNYRVQRATAQ; from the coding sequence GTGGTACGCGATGATGTGCGGGTGAATGGAGACCTGCCCGTACCGACGCCCGTCGTCCTGGGCATCGACGACCTGCGAAGGCTGCCGAGGGCCACGCGGATCGCCCGCACCAGCGGCGAAGGGATCCGGCTCCTGCGGGAGTACCGCGATCGCTTCGTCGACGAACTTTGGCTCGACCACGATCTCGGTGGCGACGACACCATCCTGCCCGTCGTCACCCTCCTTGAAGAAGCCGCTTTCCACGGACACCCCTTCCGCATCGGCACGATCTTCGTTCACAGCGCCAACCCCATCGGCGCCGAGACCGTCGTCCGGTCGCTCACACGCTGGAACTACCGGGTGCAGCGGGCAACGGCGCAATAA
- a CDS encoding MarR family winged helix-turn-helix transcriptional regulator, which produces MTSDAEAMDVSDRERRTPDRLRKQASRLLARLSTQSDRLIVEGLARLDARKWHYAVLASLEEYGPASQATLSRRTGIYRSDMVGVLNDLAERDLVERTPDPDDRRRNVITITDRGNSRLALLDRTLDDLHEQLLAPLAPAERDQFVRMLTRLLDHHTPHPPSLDASDDHQP; this is translated from the coding sequence ATGACCAGCGACGCCGAAGCGATGGACGTTTCCGACCGCGAGAGACGGACGCCGGACAGGCTGCGCAAACAGGCGAGCCGACTGCTGGCACGGCTGTCCACGCAATCGGATCGACTGATCGTCGAGGGCTTGGCCCGCCTCGACGCCCGCAAGTGGCACTACGCGGTGCTGGCCTCGTTGGAGGAGTACGGCCCGGCCAGCCAGGCGACGCTGAGCCGACGCACCGGTATCTACCGCAGCGACATGGTCGGCGTCCTCAACGACCTGGCCGAACGCGATCTCGTCGAGCGCACACCCGATCCCGACGACCGCCGGCGCAACGTCATCACGATCACCGACCGGGGCAACAGCCGCCTCGCCCTCCTCGACCGCACCCTGGACGACCTCCACGAACAACTGCTCGCGCCCCTGGCCCCCGCCGAACGCGACCAGTTCGTCCGCATGCTCACCCGCCTGCTGGACCACCACACCCCACACCCGCCGAGCCTCGACGCGTCGGACGACCACCAGCCCTGA
- a CDS encoding TetR/AcrR family transcriptional regulator, which yields MPRWESDAQGRLERAALELFETQGFERTSVAQIAVAAGLKERSFYRYFPDKREVLFAGNQLETHLVAQFEATDPDLTPLEALLTALRTTEEIFRPREYLLRRARVIAANPALAERDLIKLADIADALTRALERRGVEPGKARFVIDVVLAIHRRAASRWLTDPDASLSQLITQAADELRETVTLPAPTAH from the coding sequence ATGCCGAGATGGGAATCCGACGCACAGGGCCGGCTCGAACGCGCGGCACTCGAGCTGTTCGAGACGCAGGGGTTCGAGCGCACCTCGGTCGCGCAGATCGCGGTCGCCGCCGGCCTGAAGGAGCGCTCCTTCTACCGCTACTTCCCCGACAAGCGGGAAGTCCTCTTCGCCGGCAACCAGCTCGAGACCCACCTCGTCGCCCAGTTCGAGGCGACCGACCCGGACCTCACGCCGCTCGAAGCGCTGCTCACCGCGCTGAGAACCACCGAGGAGATCTTTCGCCCGCGCGAGTACCTGCTGCGCCGCGCCAGAGTGATCGCCGCCAACCCGGCACTGGCCGAGCGCGATCTGATCAAGCTCGCCGACATCGCCGACGCGCTGACGCGGGCGCTCGAGCGCCGCGGCGTCGAGCCCGGCAAGGCACGCTTCGTCATCGACGTGGTGCTGGCGATCCACCGGCGCGCCGCGTCCCGCTGGCTGACCGACCCGGACGCCTCCCTCTCACAGCTCATCACCCAGGCCGCCGACGAGCTGCGCGAGACCGTCACGCTGCCGGCTCCGACGGCCCACTGA
- a CDS encoding sensor histidine kinase, with protein sequence MRDWRRSRRWTAYGRCALVAMLTVVAVRNGAASDDGRYFEPRSAAVVVCALALLRRREHGWVAPVLTAVAARVWGWPLLPLLLVALFDLAVEERVPAAVVCAAAALGGNALVHPEMSLGRPQQYGSSLFLVPAVVAGLWMGNRHRLVAALHAQVQQLRVERELREQAARTAERFAIAAEMHDVLAHRLSLIALHAGVLATRKEPLPATVIDRLGLLPTASTDALTDLRDVLGALRDVDADADTAPGGGKTEPALRDVEELIEQARTVGQHIDSVVEGKPDHAPAAHRLAVVRVILEALTNARKHAPEARVRIRVDYRAPATLIEVTNSPGARSAPGPVPSGFGLVGLRERVQALGGHLDAGPADVGGRRLAARIPHPAPGGRDGGGDRKHRRLGRDRGHRHLLNRPKPSRP encoded by the coding sequence ATGAGGGACTGGAGACGAAGTCGGCGATGGACCGCATACGGCCGCTGCGCCCTGGTGGCGATGCTCACCGTGGTGGCCGTGCGCAACGGCGCGGCGAGTGACGACGGCCGGTACTTCGAACCGCGCAGCGCGGCGGTCGTGGTGTGTGCTCTGGCACTGCTCCGGCGCCGCGAGCACGGGTGGGTCGCTCCGGTCCTGACGGCTGTGGCGGCGAGGGTGTGGGGATGGCCGTTGCTTCCACTGCTCCTGGTCGCCCTGTTCGACCTCGCCGTCGAGGAGCGGGTGCCGGCGGCCGTGGTCTGCGCCGCCGCCGCGCTGGGCGGGAACGCCCTCGTGCATCCGGAGATGTCCCTGGGCCGGCCGCAACAGTACGGGTCGAGCCTGTTTTTGGTGCCGGCCGTGGTGGCGGGGTTGTGGATGGGCAACCGCCACCGCCTGGTGGCGGCGCTGCACGCTCAGGTACAACAGCTCCGGGTGGAGCGGGAGTTGCGCGAGCAGGCCGCGCGTACCGCCGAGCGGTTCGCGATCGCCGCGGAGATGCACGACGTACTCGCCCACCGGCTCAGCCTGATCGCACTGCACGCCGGTGTCCTGGCCACCCGCAAGGAGCCTTTGCCGGCTACCGTGATCGATCGGCTCGGACTGCTGCCTACGGCGTCCACCGATGCGTTGACCGACCTGCGCGATGTACTGGGCGCCCTGCGTGACGTCGATGCCGATGCGGATACCGCTCCCGGCGGCGGGAAGACCGAGCCGGCCCTGCGTGACGTGGAGGAGTTGATCGAGCAGGCCCGTACCGTCGGGCAGCACATCGACTCGGTCGTCGAGGGCAAACCCGACCACGCGCCCGCGGCACACCGGCTCGCCGTTGTCCGGGTGATTCTGGAGGCGCTGACCAACGCCCGCAAGCATGCCCCGGAGGCCCGCGTCCGGATCCGGGTCGACTACCGAGCGCCGGCCACGCTGATCGAGGTCACCAACTCCCCCGGCGCTCGCTCCGCTCCCGGGCCGGTGCCCTCCGGCTTCGGTCTGGTCGGCCTCCGCGAGCGGGTGCAGGCACTCGGCGGACACCTCGACGCCGGCCCCGCCGATGTCGGCGGCCGGCGGCTGGCGGCCCGCATCCCGCATCCCGCACCCGGCGGGCGAGACGGGGGAGGGGACCGCAAGCACCGGCGCCTCGGACGCGACCGGGGCCACCGGCACCTCTTGAACCGACCAAAACCGTCGAGACCGTAG
- a CDS encoding SAM-dependent methyltransferase — MRVLAREHGIRQSLDHGSCLSTRDNVHQVARAVHPD; from the coding sequence GTGCGCGTGCTGGCACGCGAGCACGGGATCCGGCAATCCCTCGACCACGGCTCCTGCCTGTCGACACGCGACAACGTCCACCAGGTCGCCCGGGCCGTCCACCCCGACTGA
- a CDS encoding AMP-binding protein, giving the protein MADRGEYVRTYAEEILDVLGEHPERPVLVHAGRRVTAGEMRDLVHRSARVLRDLGLGSGLSVTLLGGGPEFLVARWAAHLVGCRVVQVDPRLSVALQAAIVDDVDTAALIVEPRYAARAAGIAAVAPVGRVLTLGPAGIGDDLLDQATRRSAAPLRGTARPRDVCAIRYTSGSTGRPRGVCTTYAQEAALGPKRSRFGAHRLLVCTTLAHTAGRMTDRTLAAGGTAVILDDFDPAEVLATIERERITRMFLPPPLLYRLLDHPDIARRDLSSLTSLPYGACRACPRRLVEAVRKLGPILYQVYGQTEIGGITMLTADDHDPARPDRLRSVGRALPGRELAILDEDGRAVATGEVGEVCVRSSKVMRGYWKRPEETAKALRGGWLHTRDLGRLDADGYLTLVDRVEGIIRGMDGDVYTAVVERVLESHPLVRDAVVLGVPDADLVEHVHAVIVPAPGARVGVRGLRELVRAELGDVYVPTGITLTTELPLTPTGKPDRTELRRRIDRPRNPSSRTGP; this is encoded by the coding sequence ATGGCGGATCGCGGGGAGTACGTCCGGACCTACGCCGAGGAGATCCTCGACGTCCTCGGCGAGCACCCCGAACGGCCGGTTCTCGTGCACGCGGGGCGGCGGGTGACGGCGGGGGAGATGCGCGATCTCGTCCATCGCTCGGCACGGGTGTTGCGCGACCTGGGTCTGGGGTCGGGGTTGTCCGTGACGCTGTTGGGCGGTGGCCCCGAGTTCCTGGTCGCGCGTTGGGCGGCCCACCTCGTGGGCTGTCGCGTGGTGCAGGTCGACCCCCGTCTGTCGGTCGCGTTGCAGGCGGCGATCGTCGACGACGTCGACACCGCCGCGCTGATCGTCGAACCCCGATACGCGGCGCGCGCCGCGGGGATCGCGGCCGTCGCCCCGGTGGGACGGGTGCTGACCCTGGGCCCGGCGGGGATCGGCGACGACCTGCTCGATCAGGCCACGCGCCGCTCCGCCGCTCCCCTCCGCGGCACGGCCCGCCCCCGGGACGTCTGCGCGATCCGATACACCAGCGGCAGCACCGGACGCCCCAGGGGCGTCTGCACCACCTACGCGCAGGAAGCCGCCCTGGGCCCGAAACGATCGCGCTTCGGCGCGCACCGACTGCTCGTGTGCACCACCCTGGCGCACACGGCCGGCCGCATGACGGATCGCACCCTCGCCGCCGGCGGGACCGCGGTCATCCTCGACGACTTCGACCCCGCCGAGGTCCTGGCCACGATCGAACGCGAGCGGATCACCAGGATGTTCCTGCCACCACCGCTGCTCTACCGACTCCTCGACCACCCCGACATCGCACGCCGCGACCTGTCGTCCCTGACCAGCCTGCCCTACGGAGCCTGCCGAGCCTGCCCGCGCCGCCTCGTCGAAGCCGTGCGGAAACTGGGTCCGATCCTGTACCAGGTGTACGGGCAGACCGAGATCGGCGGCATCACGATGCTGACCGCCGACGATCACGACCCCGCACGCCCCGACCGGCTGAGGTCTGTCGGTCGAGCGCTGCCCGGCAGGGAACTCGCCATCCTCGACGAGGACGGCCGAGCGGTCGCCACGGGCGAGGTCGGGGAAGTCTGCGTACGCTCCTCCAAGGTCATGCGCGGGTATTGGAAGCGCCCCGAGGAGACCGCGAAGGCGCTGCGCGGAGGGTGGCTGCACACCCGCGACCTCGGCCGGCTCGACGCCGACGGATACCTGACCCTGGTCGACCGCGTGGAGGGCATCATCCGAGGGATGGACGGTGACGTCTACACCGCCGTCGTGGAACGCGTCCTGGAATCCCACCCTCTCGTGCGCGACGCCGTCGTCCTCGGCGTTCCCGACGCCGACCTCGTCGAACACGTGCATGCCGTGATCGTGCCCGCCCCCGGGGCACGCGTCGGAGTACGGGGATTGCGCGAGCTGGTACGCGCCGAACTCGGCGACGTGTACGTGCCCACCGGGATCACCCTCACCACCGAACTACCGCTCACTCCCACCGGAAAACCGGACAGGACCGAACTGCGCCGCCGGATCGATCGACCACGAAACCCGTCATCTCGCACCGGCCCATGA
- a CDS encoding haloalkane dehalogenase, with the protein MAMIDVLDSTIHYEDHGSGAAVVFLHGNPASSHTWRNVLPLVGPGRLIAPDLIGMGRSGKPVGDYRFDDHARYLDAFLDALGLDEIVLVGHDWGGSLAFDWAARHPDRVRGLAFFETIVRPIASTELSEQARARSVKLRSDEGETLVLDGHFMVNAAYTGGVLTPLGEEDIEVYRAPYTTRESRRPLLNWTRSLPIDGEPADVTARIRAYGPWLADSHDVPKLLLTFDSAPTLLITPEVAAWCRDNIAALRVEHIGPAGHHATEDQPEAIAKAVSSWLDEHRLR; encoded by the coding sequence ATGGCCATGATCGACGTCCTCGACTCGACCATCCACTACGAGGACCACGGCAGCGGCGCCGCCGTCGTCTTCCTGCACGGCAACCCCGCCTCCTCCCACACGTGGCGAAACGTGCTGCCCCTGGTCGGACCGGGCCGGTTGATCGCCCCCGACCTGATCGGCATGGGCCGCTCGGGCAAGCCCGTCGGCGACTACCGGTTCGATGACCACGCCCGCTACCTGGACGCGTTCCTCGATGCGCTCGGCCTCGACGAGATCGTGCTCGTCGGCCACGACTGGGGCGGCTCGCTCGCCTTCGACTGGGCGGCCCGACACCCGGACCGGGTGCGCGGCCTCGCCTTCTTCGAGACGATCGTCCGTCCGATCGCCTCGACCGAGCTTTCCGAACAGGCCCGTGCCCGCTCGGTGAAGCTCCGCTCCGATGAGGGCGAGACGCTGGTCCTCGACGGGCACTTCATGGTGAACGCGGCCTACACCGGGGGTGTGCTCACCCCGCTCGGCGAGGAGGACATCGAGGTCTACCGGGCCCCGTACACCACCCGCGAGAGCCGTCGTCCGCTGTTGAACTGGACCCGCTCCCTGCCGATCGACGGCGAACCCGCCGACGTGACCGCCCGAATCCGGGCGTACGGCCCCTGGTTGGCCGACAGTCACGACGTTCCCAAGCTTCTGCTCACCTTCGACTCCGCACCGACCCTCCTCATCACCCCCGAGGTCGCCGCCTGGTGCCGGGACAACATCGCCGCTCTCCGGGTCGAGCACATCGGCCCCGCCGGCCACCACGCCACCGAGGACCAGCCCGAGGCAATCGCCAAAGCCGTTTCCTCCTGGCTGGATGAACACCGCCTTCGCTAG
- a CDS encoding tetratricopeptide repeat protein, whose amino-acid sequence MDAEDLDYRTRTQSGCIPPHLVARLLDLGHHEVVAAWAARGEWFCAREHARLLSTQGRHVEAVRVLDPYLATGWWTAAEAAAEVLEGWGKADEAIALVRPRAEGGSSPELAFCARLLARHDRADEAFSLLAPHIADRIAAAALVDVAAVAGRDEEAAELLTARIRAARDCDRCGLPACGRGGVAPSNAVELLAEIRERQGRIDDAVALLRTRDITSVGNRDRLADLLARHGRFEELRAYATVEHHGHAAARLVEWLEERGDVEGAITVLRDRVDARAGFSHPEVCLAQLLERHGRVDEAIAVMRALVDADPEDWTVSILCTMYADHGRAREGLAHLDDILPGQQDWEFFGSRIDLLAACGLHEEAITQARAHPEGDSWYAAWTIAETLADAGRLEEAVTELERHPTANPTFLDRYLIDLGRIEEAVARLRRPHPRPTWPAATTYTDCPPF is encoded by the coding sequence GTGGACGCTGAAGATCTCGACTATCGGACCCGGACCCAGTCCGGGTGTATTCCTCCGCATCTGGTCGCCCGCCTTCTCGACCTCGGGCACCACGAGGTGGTGGCGGCCTGGGCGGCGCGCGGGGAGTGGTTTTGTGCGCGCGAGCACGCACGGTTGCTGAGCACGCAGGGCCGCCACGTCGAGGCGGTGCGGGTGCTCGACCCCTACCTGGCTACGGGGTGGTGGACGGCGGCCGAGGCGGCGGCCGAAGTGCTGGAGGGGTGGGGGAAGGCCGACGAGGCGATCGCGCTGGTGCGCCCGCGCGCCGAGGGCGGGAGCTCGCCGGAACTGGCGTTCTGCGCGCGTCTGCTCGCCCGGCACGATCGCGCCGACGAGGCGTTCTCGCTGCTCGCCCCCCACATCGCGGACCGGATCGCCGCAGCGGCGCTGGTCGACGTCGCCGCGGTCGCCGGTCGCGACGAGGAGGCCGCCGAGCTGTTGACCGCCCGCATCCGGGCCGCGCGCGACTGTGATCGCTGCGGCCTGCCGGCGTGCGGCCGCGGCGGTGTCGCCCCGTCGAACGCGGTCGAACTGCTCGCGGAGATCCGCGAACGCCAGGGCCGGATCGACGACGCCGTCGCCCTCCTGCGCACCCGCGACATCACGTCGGTCGGCAACCGCGACCGGCTCGCCGACCTGCTCGCGCGGCACGGCCGGTTCGAGGAACTGCGCGCCTACGCGACGGTCGAACACCACGGCCACGCGGCGGCGCGTCTGGTGGAGTGGCTCGAGGAACGCGGCGACGTGGAAGGCGCGATCACGGTGCTCCGGGATCGCGTCGACGCGCGGGCCGGGTTCTCCCATCCCGAGGTGTGTCTCGCGCAGTTGCTGGAGCGGCACGGCCGCGTCGACGAGGCGATCGCGGTGATGCGCGCACTCGTCGACGCCGACCCGGAGGACTGGACGGTGTCCATCCTGTGCACCATGTACGCCGACCACGGCCGCGCCCGGGAAGGCCTGGCCCACCTCGACGACATCCTCCCGGGGCAGCAGGACTGGGAGTTCTTCGGCAGCCGGATCGACCTGCTTGCCGCATGCGGGCTGCACGAGGAGGCGATCACCCAAGCGCGCGCACACCCCGAGGGTGACAGCTGGTACGCGGCGTGGACCATCGCCGAGACGCTCGCCGACGCCGGCCGGCTCGAAGAGGCCGTGACCGAGCTCGAACGACACCCCACCGCCAACCCGACCTTCCTGGACCGGTATCTGATCGACCTCGGCCGCATCGAGGAAGCCGTGGCGCGCCTCCGACGACCCCACCCCAGGCCGACCTGGCCCGCCGCAACCACGTACACGGACTGCCCCCCGTTCTGA
- a CDS encoding class I SAM-dependent methyltransferase encodes MNERTPSPRLDPSRVRLGAEGRMFLREAARDLRTVGAVAPSGPALARLLTDPLTERGARSLRVLEVGAGTGSVTRVLLSRLPAGSRLGIVEPNPRFVGRLRDLVRGHERVRVHEAFVEELGIHRRYDVIVSGLPFTNFTADRVEAIMTRYLQLLEPDGTLTYFAYRATRHARTLLSSPAEAHRHRTVEDVLATYRRHHPTACRTAWTNLPPAGAWRLTPAPEPLRTPVVR; translated from the coding sequence ATGAACGAGCGAACCCCTTCTCCCCGTCTCGACCCCAGCCGCGTGCGGCTCGGCGCCGAGGGCCGTATGTTCCTCCGCGAGGCGGCCCGCGATCTGCGCACGGTCGGCGCTGTCGCACCCAGCGGTCCGGCCCTGGCCCGGCTGCTCACGGACCCGCTGACCGAGCGGGGCGCACGTTCGCTGCGCGTCCTGGAGGTGGGTGCGGGCACCGGCTCGGTCACCCGGGTTCTCCTGTCGCGACTGCCGGCCGGCAGTCGGCTCGGCATCGTCGAGCCCAATCCGCGCTTCGTCGGCCGATTGCGCGATCTGGTCCGCGGGCACGAACGGGTGCGCGTGCACGAGGCGTTCGTCGAGGAATTGGGCATCCATCGACGCTACGACGTGATCGTCTCCGGCCTTCCGTTCACGAACTTCACCGCCGACCGGGTCGAGGCGATCATGACCCGATACCTGCAACTGCTCGAACCCGACGGCACGCTGACCTACTTCGCCTACCGCGCCACCCGCCATGCCAGGACGCTGCTGTCCTCCCCCGCCGAGGCCCATCGCCATCGCACGGTGGAGGACGTCCTGGCGACCTACCGCCGGCACCACCCCACCGCGTGCCGAACCGCCTGGACCAACCTCCCCCCGGCCGGAGCCTGGCGCCTGACCCCGGCACCCGAGCCGCTCCGCACCCCCGTGGTCCGGTGA
- a CDS encoding DinB family protein: protein MIESNPKADLLRYLQDGRDALVWKLDGLSEYDIRRPLTPTGTNLLGLVKHVASVELGYFGDTFGRPFFDKEPPPWWYTEDAEPNADMWATADESRADIVGLYHRAWEHSDSTIANLTLDAIGRVPWWPQERQEVTLHHILVRVISDTQRHAGHADIVRELIDGSVGRLQGQGDMPPGDRAWWENHRRRLERVAREAGDS from the coding sequence ATGATCGAATCGAATCCGAAAGCAGATCTTCTTCGTTACCTGCAAGACGGCCGGGACGCCTTGGTATGGAAGCTGGACGGCCTCTCGGAATACGACATCCGCCGCCCGTTGACCCCCACCGGCACGAATCTGCTGGGGCTGGTCAAACACGTCGCCAGTGTGGAACTGGGGTACTTCGGCGACACCTTCGGACGGCCTTTCTTCGACAAGGAGCCGCCGCCCTGGTGGTACACGGAGGACGCGGAGCCCAACGCGGACATGTGGGCCACCGCGGACGAGTCGCGCGCGGACATCGTCGGGCTGTATCACCGTGCGTGGGAGCACTCGGACAGCACCATCGCAAACTTGACGCTCGACGCGATCGGTCGCGTTCCGTGGTGGCCGCAGGAACGGCAAGAGGTGACACTGCACCACATCCTGGTGCGCGTGATCTCCGATACCCAACGCCACGCCGGGCACGCCGACATCGTGCGAGAGCTCATCGACGGCTCCGTCGGCCGTCTGCAAGGCCAGGGCGACATGCCCCCAGGCGATCGGGCATGGTGGGAGAACCACCGGCGCCGGCTGGAGCGCGTGGCGCGGGAGGCCGGTGACAGCTGA
- a CDS encoding NADP-dependent oxidoreductase encodes MKALQFDRFGSPDVIVLRDVPQPEPGPGQIRIAVRACGLTPADWHVVDGLLADRLPPLPRGLGLEVAGTVDALGEGVTGVRVGERVFGPATFDGPTAGAAEYALMPAWARIPEGVTAEQAAALPMAAETAWRALDDLGVRPGELLLVHGAGTTVGEAAVRFALHRGIRVIATAGPNRTAALEGIGARVAAYGEGMAERVCALAGGPIDRALDTSPTGGRIDRADRPSPAGGSLPTLIGLTGEPDRVLTVSDFAAAAELGVRITTEIRYDRMDEFARLAGEGILVVPVARTYTLDRIQEAAELSRSRRPGGKLILVL; translated from the coding sequence ATGAAGGCTCTTCAATTCGACCGGTTCGGTTCCCCGGACGTGATCGTGCTCCGCGACGTCCCTCAGCCGGAGCCGGGCCCCGGTCAGATCCGGATCGCCGTGCGGGCGTGTGGCCTGACACCGGCCGACTGGCACGTCGTCGACGGTCTCCTCGCCGACCGTCTGCCGCCGCTGCCGCGCGGGCTCGGCTTGGAGGTCGCGGGCACCGTCGACGCGCTCGGTGAGGGCGTCACCGGCGTCCGGGTCGGCGAGCGCGTGTTCGGCCCGGCCACCTTCGACGGCCCGACGGCCGGCGCCGCCGAGTACGCGCTGATGCCGGCGTGGGCACGCATCCCCGAAGGCGTCACCGCCGAGCAGGCCGCCGCGCTGCCGATGGCGGCCGAGACGGCGTGGCGCGCGCTCGACGACCTCGGCGTCCGACCGGGTGAGCTGCTGCTCGTCCACGGCGCGGGTACCACCGTGGGTGAGGCGGCGGTGCGCTTCGCGCTGCACCGGGGAATTCGGGTGATTGCCACCGCCGGGCCGAATCGGACCGCCGCCCTGGAAGGGATCGGCGCCCGGGTGGCCGCCTACGGCGAGGGCATGGCCGAACGCGTCTGCGCACTGGCCGGGGGCCCGATCGACCGCGCCCTGGACACGTCGCCGACCGGGGGCCGGATCGACCGCGCCGACCGGCCCAGCCCGGCCGGCGGCTCGCTGCCGACCCTGATCGGGCTGACCGGGGAACCCGACCGCGTCCTGACCGTCTCGGACTTCGCCGCCGCGGCCGAGCTGGGCGTCCGGATCACCACCGAGATCCGCTACGACCGGATGGACGAGTTCGCCCGGCTCGCCGGCGAAGGCATCCTGGTCGTACCGGTCGCCCGCACCTACACGCTCGACCGGATCCAGGAAGCGGCCGAGCTCAGTCGGTCCCGCCGACCCGGCGGCAAGCTCATACTCGTCCTGTGA
- a CDS encoding PH domain-containing protein: MERSPLDEWQAMRRVLEGVRRDGAFEARTSTKALAVIAGCTVPLLAAMAGSFASPNPDMPKVLVPMMAVLLVPVVVWIVWLVVPRVRLRVDADGIAVRGRRLVAWEDVAEFRTGIAAGRAPQSYVLVERGSAAGPLPPVKLPILLDVDTAILRAALNTLLAEQREGTQPGPGPVWPRPSRP, from the coding sequence ATGGAGCGCAGCCCGCTGGACGAATGGCAAGCAATGCGTCGCGTCCTCGAAGGCGTTCGGCGCGACGGCGCGTTCGAAGCGCGGACCTCCACGAAGGCGCTCGCGGTCATTGCCGGCTGCACGGTGCCGTTGCTCGCGGCGATGGCGGGGTCGTTCGCGAGTCCGAATCCGGACATGCCGAAGGTGCTCGTCCCGATGATGGCGGTGCTGCTGGTGCCCGTCGTCGTGTGGATCGTGTGGCTGGTCGTGCCGCGTGTGCGGCTGCGGGTCGACGCGGACGGCATCGCGGTCCGCGGGCGGCGCCTCGTGGCATGGGAGGACGTGGCCGAGTTCCGGACCGGGATCGCCGCAGGGCGGGCACCGCAAAGCTACGTGCTGGTCGAACGCGGCAGCGCCGCCGGTCCGTTGCCGCCCGTGAAGCTGCCGATTCTGCTCGACGTGGACACGGCGATTCTGCGCGCCGCACTGAACACCCTCCTCGCCGAGCAGCGCGAAGGAACACAGCCCGGCCCCGGACCCGTTTGGCCGCGCCCGAGCCGGCCCTGA